A genome region from Octopus sinensis linkage group LG26, ASM634580v1, whole genome shotgun sequence includes the following:
- the LOC115224660 gene encoding protein unc-93 homolog A-like: MASDEKKLLSGASYKPVVNDCDKLLVASNGCDGCISNNRCNNMTKAATHWSSEQNGARRCAGNSSYMVPTYHSLPMDIIKRTEYPQSSSTPCRGNGLAGHHHHHHYHHHHHHHLTTNSNINSLNNTRNHSNNKQHSGCHPQKVHTGPQYGSPPPSLKDRKSFKNVFVIGFAFMFVYTAFMSLQSLQSSLNTDGGVGVVSLSCMYASTVLSCLLAPWIISKLKCKWTMVSAFILFSAYFAANFYPKHFMLIPAGMILGLLTGPLWSAQATLVTTMGIMHAQRIHNYDTDAVVNKFMGIFYAFYQSSQIWGNIITATVLFNNDTVQAYNPVVEVWRKAATALNESTAISAYIYSRPSSLSYSSQFTWKKCGAKFCDLPFADPGAEYHDYNPIVAGISDDSRHMLLGVYLICGIMGAIIIVALLDKEGHKEESYGNLSSRELCLATVRMLCDPKCQLLMPLVLFLGLQQGFLFGDFTKVNSLRFFFVLPLTTTSPLFNCHSFIHHRSFIHSFIHPASLSVRPTVCQPARQSCQPG, translated from the coding sequence ATGGCTTCGGATGAGAAGAAACTGTTGTCCGGTGCAAGTTACAAACCGGTTGTGAATGACTGCGACAAGTTGTTGGTGGCGAGCAATGGATGCGACGGTTGTATTTCAAATAATCGATGTAATAACATGACGAAAGCGGCTACTCATTGGTCGTCGGAACAAAACGGTGCGAGGAGATGTGCTGGCAATTCATCTTATATGGTACCCACTTACCATTCGTTACCCATGGATATCATAAAACGCACCGAGTACCCGCAGTCCTCCTCCACCCCGTGTCGGGGCAACGGTTTAGCtgggcaccaccaccatcatcattatcaccaccatcaccaccatcatctcaccACCAACTCCAACATCAACAGCCTCAACAATACTCGTAACCACTCCAATAATAAACAACACAGCGGTTGTCACCCCCAGAAGGTTCACACCGGACCCCAATACGGGTCGCCGCCGCCGTCGCTCAAGGACCGTAAAAGCTTCAAAAATGTGTTTGTGATCGGTTTTGCTTTTATGTTCGTCTACACAGCTTTCATGTCCCTTCAGAGTCTTCAAAGTTCTTTAAACACCGATGGAGGGGTCGGTGTTGTGTCGCTTAGTTGTATGTACGCTTCTACCGTCCTCTCGTGTTTGCTTGCTCCTTGGATTATCAGTAAACTAAAATGCAAGTGGACCATGGTATCtgcttttattctcttttctgcTTACTTCGCTGCTAATTTTTACCCTAAACATTTCATGTTAATTCCAGCGGGCATGATTCTCGGTCTGTTGACCGGACCGTTGTGGAGTGCCCAGGCTACCCTTGTCACGACGATGGGTATTATGCATGCACAAAGAATACACAATTACGACACAGATGCCGTCGTTAATAAATTCATGGGCATTTTTTACGCTTTCTACCAGAGTAGCCAAATTTGGGGTAACATAATCACAGCGACAGTTCTCTTTAACAACGACACCGTGCAAGCTTATAACCCGGTTGTAGAGGTGTGGCGCAAAGCTGCTACCGCCCTCAACGAATCAACGGCTATATCGGCCTACATTTATTCGCGCCCTTCCTCGCTATCGTATTCCTCACAGTTCACCTGGAAGAAATGCGGTGCCAAATTCTGCGACCTGCCGTTTGCCGATCCTGGTGCTGAGTACCACGACTATAACCCCATCGTGGCCGGAATATCTGACGATTCTCGACACATGCTTCTTGGAGTTTACCTGATCTGCGGCATCATGGGCGCCATCATAATCGTGGCCCTCCTGGACAAAGAGGGCCACAAAGAAGAGTCCTACGGCAACCTTTCGTCTCGTGAACTCTGCTTGGCCACCGTGCGAATGCTGTGCGACCCCAAATGCCAGTTGCTAATGCCGCTCGTCCTTTTCCTCGGTTTGCAACAAGGATTTCTTTTCGGAGATTTTACTAAGGTAAACTCACTTCGTTTCTTCTTTGTTCTTCCTCTCACTACTACTTCGCCTCTTTTTAactgtcattcattcattcaccatcgttcgttcattcattcattcatacatccagccagtctgtccgtccgtccgactGTCTGCCAGCCCGCCCGCCAGTCTTGCCAACCTGGCTGA